The following proteins are co-located in the Vibrio azureus genome:
- the folD gene encoding bifunctional methylenetetrahydrofolate dehydrogenase/methenyltetrahydrofolate cyclohydrolase FolD, whose product MTAQNIDGTLISQTVRSEVAARVKARLESGLRAPGLAVVLVGDDPASQVYVGSKRRACEEVGFVSKSFDLPASTSENELLALIDQLNDDAEIDGILVQLPLPAGIDTTQVLERIQPEKDVDGFHPYNVGRLAQRIPKLRSCTPKGIITLLERYNIELRGKHAVVVGASNIVGRPMTLELLLAGCTTTTCHRFTKDLEFHVRQADLVVVAVGKPNFIPGEWIKKGAVVVDVGINRLASGKLAGDIEFDKARENASFITPVPGGVGPMTVASLIENTMLACEQFHTHK is encoded by the coding sequence ATGACAGCTCAAAATATCGATGGAACACTTATTTCTCAAACCGTTCGATCCGAAGTTGCTGCTCGAGTAAAAGCTCGTCTAGAATCTGGCCTTCGTGCTCCTGGTCTTGCTGTTGTTCTGGTTGGGGACGATCCCGCTTCCCAAGTTTATGTGGGCAGTAAGCGTCGTGCTTGTGAAGAAGTAGGCTTTGTCTCTAAATCTTTTGACCTTCCTGCTTCTACTTCAGAGAATGAATTATTAGCTTTGATCGACCAACTTAACGATGATGCAGAAATCGATGGCATCCTGGTACAATTACCCCTTCCTGCGGGTATTGATACCACTCAGGTGTTAGAGCGAATCCAACCCGAAAAAGATGTTGACGGCTTCCACCCATACAATGTCGGTCGATTGGCTCAACGTATTCCTAAACTGCGTTCTTGTACTCCGAAAGGCATCATCACGCTGCTGGAGCGTTACAACATCGAATTGCGCGGCAAGCATGCGGTTGTTGTAGGGGCTTCTAATATCGTGGGCCGCCCAATGACTTTAGAACTCCTGCTCGCTGGCTGCACCACGACGACTTGTCATCGTTTTACCAAAGACTTGGAGTTTCACGTCCGCCAAGCTGATTTGGTTGTCGTGGCAGTAGGTAAACCGAATTTTATTCCCGGAGAGTGGATAAAGAAAGGAGCTGTTGTGGTTGATGTAGGTATTAATCGCTTAGCCTCTGGTAAACTTGCTGGGGATATTGAGTTCGATAAAGCAAGAGAGAACGCGAGCTTTATTACACCTGTACCAGGTGGCGTTGGTCCGATGACTGTAGCAAGCTTAATTGAAAATACTATGCTGGCTTGCGAACAATTTCATACTCATAAGTGA
- a CDS encoding aminotransferase class I/II-fold pyridoxal phosphate-dependent enzyme has product MNINQRIRGDSSSYISNLYTIDCRLGTNPKGRPALSDAIKETLLDDLSDYYSFDHIAKLSVLTANYIGTEPDRVFFSNGSMPMLSTVFSKLLGDNMTMLGLGPQFVDAVSEFIKLGGYYRSIRYSPGVIPILCENIKATVPSVVYIDNPNNPTGRAYSYDELAPVVKACIDSGSILLIDEAYGDYLVKGESMVQFANEFNNVVVTRSFSKGLGLASCRLGYAIVSKNLRDYFSKIIIPFTPSLTSIKIACDVLPNIDSFLDECKADCRNIKKTMIDALKQCGIEVAPTHDETPIFLAYKKGENLASWFDDRGILVESAHHFELTDNTLTKEYCRVRIVGNTHDLEHFLYRLK; this is encoded by the coding sequence ATGAATATTAATCAAAGAATTAGAGGTGATTCTTCCTCTTATATTAGTAATCTATACACTATTGATTGCCGTCTCGGAACTAATCCCAAAGGTCGCCCAGCTTTATCTGATGCGATAAAAGAAACGCTACTCGATGATCTAAGCGATTATTATTCGTTTGACCATATAGCTAAGCTATCAGTGTTGACGGCAAACTATATTGGAACTGAGCCTGACCGTGTTTTCTTTTCTAATGGCTCTATGCCTATGCTCTCGACGGTTTTCTCTAAGCTTCTAGGCGATAATATGACAATGCTTGGTCTTGGTCCTCAATTCGTCGATGCAGTATCAGAGTTTATAAAGCTTGGTGGTTATTATCGCTCAATTAGATATAGTCCGGGTGTTATTCCTATTCTTTGCGAAAATATTAAAGCGACAGTTCCATCCGTTGTTTACATTGATAATCCCAATAATCCAACCGGGCGAGCTTACTCTTACGATGAGTTAGCTCCAGTGGTCAAAGCATGTATCGACTCTGGTTCAATACTGTTAATCGATGAGGCGTATGGGGACTATTTAGTAAAGGGTGAGAGTATGGTCCAGTTTGCTAATGAGTTTAATAATGTAGTAGTAACTCGCAGTTTTTCTAAAGGTTTGGGCTTGGCTTCTTGTCGTCTTGGTTACGCTATTGTCTCGAAAAATCTGCGTGATTACTTCTCCAAAATTATTATCCCTTTTACGCCTTCGCTAACGTCAATTAAGATTGCTTGTGATGTATTGCCAAATATCGATAGTTTTCTTGATGAATGTAAAGCAGATTGCCGCAACATTAAAAAGACGATGATCGATGCATTAAAGCAGTGTGGAATCGAAGTTGCCCCAACGCACGACGAGACGCCAATATTTTTAGCCTATAAGAAGGGCGAAAATTTAGCGAGTTGGTTTGATGACCGCGGAATATTGGTCGAGTCTGCTCATCATTTTGAATTGACAGACAACACGCTTACTAAAGAATATTGTCGGGTCAGAATCGTTGGTAATACACACGACCTAGAGCATTTTTTATACAGGCTTAAATAA